A genomic stretch from Solanum stenotomum isolate F172 chromosome 8, ASM1918654v1, whole genome shotgun sequence includes:
- the LOC125873626 gene encoding transmembrane emp24 domain-containing protein p24delta4-like, with protein sequence MKLVKVLKLLLVVTMAMTMAEAIWLEMPSTGAKCVYEEIRNNVVVLVEYAIVGVNEHNHYNFLHDLISLKVTSPFGNILHHEENVTNGEFAFTTTEPGNYMACFFMNSQAPDGKIVQIGLDWKIGIAAKDWDSIARKEKIQDIELVLMKFQAWVQAIREKLIYMKNREEEMREVSERTNAAVAWYSGISLSICILAAATQIWYLKRFFRKKRLI encoded by the exons ATGAAGTTGGTGAAGGTATTAAAATTACTTTTGGTGGTGACTATGGCGATGACGATGGCGGAAGCGATATGGCTAGAAATGCCGAGTACAGGGGCTAAATGTGTGTATGAAGAAATCCGTAATAACGTCGTCGTTTTGGTTGAGTATGCAATTGTTGGTGTCAATGAGCACAATCATTATAATTTTCTTCACGATTTGATCTCCCTTAAG GTTACATCACCATTTGGAAACATTCTCCACCATGAAGAAAATGTCACAAATGGTGAATTTGCTTTTACAACCACTGAGCCTGGAAACTATATGGCGTGCTTTTTCATGAATAGCCAAGCTCCTGATGGTAAAATTGTACAAATTGGTCTTGACTGGAAAATTGGGATTGCTGCCAAGGATTGGGATTCAATTGCTCGAAAAGAAAAGATACAA GACATTGAACTTGTGTTGATGAAATTCCAGGCATGGGTGCAAGCCATCCGTGAAAAATTAATCTATATGAAAAACAG GGAAGAAGAAATGAGAGAAGTGAGTGAGAGAACGAATGCAGCTGTGGCGTGGTACAGTGGAATTTCCCTTAGTATCTGCATATTGGCTGCAGCTACACAAATATGGTATTTGAAGCGCTTCTTTAGGAAGAAAAGACTCATATAG